The window CAGTTGAATTTCCTTGGGACCGGGGATGGTCACGCCATAAGCCGATTCCGCACTACCGAGCCTGAGAGCATTGGCGAAAATCGCCAGTTTTTTCAATGGCCTTGAAATTAATTCCGAGATAAACCAGCCGACGATTGCGAAGAAAACAGACACCACGATTCCCCAGCGCCAAATTGCTTCGCTGAGGTTATGTATCGGTCTCAACGCCGCAACGGATTCCTGTCTGGCGATCACCACCCAGCGTTTACCAGGATCACCCAGAAATCCTTTGGTTTCACTGTAGCCCATCAGGTATTGTTTTCCGTCCGGCAAGTCCACTAACGCATTTTTTTCGGCTTTCAGTGACTCAGGCAGCATCAGCCTTGTGTTCATGAGCGCGGGAGGCCCCAATAACACTGCGCCGTCACTGGCCAACACCAGCAGCTCCAACTGTTGGCTATGGTGCTGCAGCACACTCTCGGCAAGTGAGTTAACCCATCCCCAGCTAATGAAGGCGCCCATTACACCAATGGAAGCGCCTTCCGCATCCCGAATTGGCGCCGCCAGACTGATATAGCGATGCGAGAGCAAGTGAGCCTGACTTATATCGTTTAATCCAATGCTTTCAATATCATCGATATCGCTCGCAAAAGGGCCGCGTACACCTTCCTTCCACCAGGTTTTATCTGAAACGTCCGCCCCCTCCAACAGCTTTCCTGTGGCGCACAGCACTATACCGTTTCTATCCGTCAACCCTAACCAAATATAAGGCTCATAGGTCCTCTTCAGTGTTTCCAGAATATTAATTTGTTCAGTATATCTAGCCCCGTATAAATTACGCACTGTTGGCAAAGCTGAAACATTGATCAAGTCCCGCAACCGCTCATACATGCCCCCATCCAGTCTATCCGCCATTTGATAGGAGACTCTGGTAATTTTATGGTATAGCTCCCGACGGAGGCTTTGCGAAGATTTATAGTCAACAATACAGTTCACAACTCCTATTGTAGCGATAACCACACCGGCAAGCGTTATAGATAAAAGAGTCCTCAGCCGGAAGTTCATTGCGAGCCGCCCTATTAACATCCTGTATAATTAATAGTCTTAGGCAACAAAAACACAATTTGCAAATATTATATACGCATTAACTATTTTCAATAAGTTATAGGGGAATGCCCCATAGCATCATGTCCAATATCCTGATACCGATTTTATTGATTTAGTAATAGGATGCGTCAAAAAAGAGGGGGCCTTAACCAGCATTATAGAATAAAAATTTAAAAGGAGACTGGATATGCGTATTTATAATCCGGATAACATCGTAAATGATTCTATCGTCACGAAAACTCATCCCAAAAGAGACAATCATTGGGCAATTGTTTTAGCCGGCGGCGACGGCAAATTCATGAAGCAAAATACCCTTCACTGGTTTGGGCATGAGCGGCCAGAGCAATTCTGCTGCTTCAACGGAAATAAGACATTGTTGGACCAGGCATGGGAAAGAGCGGAGCGACTCGTTTTCAGGAAAAACATTATCACCACTACTTTGGTCAGCCAGAAAAAATACTTTGATGAATACCTTGAAGGGAACTCACCTGGAAGCATTTTGTATCAGCCGGTAAACTGCGGCACCGCGCCTTCCATCATGGTTTCGCTGGCCCATATTCTGGCGCAGGATGAGAACGCGTCAATTATCGTTCTTCCCTCCGATCATTACATTCACCAGGAAAACGCCTTCTCTTTGCTCGCCAGACGCACACTGGATTTAACTGAGCGGTACGAGGACAAGGTGATTCTATTTGGCGCGGAAGCCACCTGGGGCAACCCGGATTATGGCTGGCTTGAAACATCCAGTCGGTCTGATCATGACCCGCTCATGGAAGGTGAAATACATGAGCTGTCTCAAGTGCTCGCCATTCACACTCGTCCAACATCCTCGCTGGTGCATCGACTATACCGGCGCAATGCGCTTTGGAATACATCCATCATTGCCTGTAAAGCGAAAACATTATGGCGATTATGCTCAAAATATCTAACCGGGTTATATGAACGCTGCGAACATATTCATAAAGTAATCAGCCACTTTAGTAGATATAAAGAAGGTAGCGATTACATAACAACAGCTATTTCTCACGCCTATTATCATCTTTCCAAGAGCGACATGTATCGAAGCTTTTTGAGATGCGCAGTCTCTGACTGTTTATCTGTACGCATGACCAATCTTGACTGGGTTGACTGGGGACGCCCGGAGCGAATCATAGAAACAATCCAGAAATATAGACTGGAGCCAAGTTTTGACCTGAATATTGGTCTTTCTCAAGCATCAAGTTCCTAACTCCAAAAACGCTCTATTCATTATTGAAAATAACTAATGCCATATGTTCCAGGCAAAACAGGCTGTTAAGGCTTTCATATGACGCCCACAAGCGCCTGAATATTGTGGGCGTTCACCATTATTCATCCCTCTAAACCTTTCAACAACGCATACACGTCATATAGCCATGATATATTTATCTTATTACCCCATCTCCAACTCAATTAACACGCCATCCAGCCGCCCTAAAGCAAGCTGCGTTTTAACCAAGGATGAAAGAAAACAAACGCCAATGACAACAAGCGCTGTCGTAAAATATCTGCTCGATAACGCTGAAACGCTGAGCCTTGCAACGCTAAAGAAAAGTCTAACGGACATCGCTCAATGGCATCAAAGGAACGGCTTTGCCGATCCAACACAGGCGTCTACGGTGAAAAAAGCCTTGGAGGGGATAAAGAAGTTACATCCCCACCGAAACAGACAGGTGAGTCTGATCCAGATCGAGCAGTTGTCGCAGCTTGCGCAATGGCTGGATAGAACCGCCATGGAAGCCAAAGTGCATGGCGACCGCCGTCGTATGCTACGGCAAACCCGTGATAAAGCGCTTGTTCTACTCAGCTTCTGGTTTGGGCTGCAAGATGAAGAACTTAGCCGACTTTGTGTCGAAGACGTTAATTTAAACTCCAAGGAACACATCTCCGTGTTTATATCCCGCTATAAAGGAACCGGACGTAAGCGCCTGAAATACTATAAGACCATAGAACCACGCCATTTGTGCCCTATTCAGGCTTATAAGAGCTGGTTGGACATCGCTGCATTATCGACGGGGGCGGTATTCAGGAGCGTCAATCGGTGGGGGCGTATTGGAGAAAGTCCCCTTCATGCGGGCAGCATCAGGCCTATTTTCCGACAGTTATTTCAGAATGTTGGCTTACCAAGATACGGAGAGATCGTCGTGGCCTGATTGAGAAACAGGCGCGCTTGTCAGCGCAAATGATATTGGCATCGCGCTATTCTGGCGCAGGGACGCGCCTGCACGGAGATAAATCCGACTATGTTAGCCACCGTACCGATATCGATCGCCTCGATAGTTAGACTGAACATAACGCACATCTTTTAAACAAAACGGAAGCCTTGTTGGATGGATGATGCGCCAACAGGGCCACTGAAAGAATCGCATTATGGATAAGCTACATCAGGCCACCAAATCGTCCACCTTATCAAAGGACTCTTCGATCAAACTTGGATCGCATGCCAAGCCCCACTTTTTACTGGTGGCGCAGGCAGAGACAGCGACTGTAGCGTCTACCCCCAAAAAGCCCGCCGGCGTCGACTCTAAAAGCGACGCCGGCGCACTGGCCAGCGCTCTGTTACGGGGAGACGAAAATGACTCTTCTTATCCTCCCAACAAACCCATTACCGTACTCTTAATAGAAAAATGCGCCGCCGATGCGCGGAGAATTCTGGATATTTTGCATGCCGACAGCAAATATCCTTTTCACATCATCTGGACCCATGCGCCCCCTGCTTCACTCAAACACAAATATTCAAATACGGATGTCATATTGCTGGACGCGTCTTTATTAATTCACCGAGGCGTTAAAGCGCTGGCGCAACTACAGGGGATAGCGCCCCGAATTCCTATCTTGATCATGTGTGCGACGCCAAAGGAGCAGCAGGCGGCGGAAACCCTGGTGAAGCCTGAAGTGCGTCAAAGGATTGACTTTTTCGCCAAGAATCACGTTGACGCCTACTGGCTGCCGCGAGCGTTAATGTTACTGGTTGCTCGTCTGGCCGCAGAAAACTTACTGGCCAAAGGGGAAAAGCGCGCCCAACAGATCTTAAACTCCATAGGGGACGCTGTGCTGGCGACAGACCTGCAAGGTAATGTGATTTACCTGAATAAGATGGCGGAGAGCCTGACAGGCTGGTCATACAAAGACGCTCTGGGCCAGCCCTCCTCCATGGTGCTCACATTAATCAACGACCAGCCTCAGTCGAATGCAGCCGATCCCATACGGCAGGTTATTGAGAACAATTGCATATTACGGATGGCGGAGGATTGCATCCTGGTTCGACGTGATGGCGTAGAGCTCTTTATTGATGACTCTATCGCACCAATTCACGATGGCGATGACATAGTATCCGGGGCGGTTATCGTGTTTCATGACGTTTCGGCGGAACGGACAATGGCCAAGGAAATGTCGCATATGGCGCAGCATGACGCCCTTACCGGGCTGCCCAACCGCGCGTTACTGGAGGAGCGCTTTTCCTCCGCCGTCAATCAGGCCAAACGCAACGCCAAGCAGATAGCCATACTGTTTATTGACCTGGACTTTTTCAAACTGGTCAATGATTCTCTGGGGCATGGCGTGGGCGACCAGCTGCTTCGCTCTGTTGCTGAGAGACTGGTGGCCTGCGTACGTGCGACAGACACAGTCAGCCGTCATGGCGGCGACGAGTTTGTCATACTGCTAAGCGAACTGGACAAACCGGAAGACGCCGCCCATGTCGCCGAGAAGTTGACAGCGGCGTTCTGCGCCCCTCATTTAATCAACGATCATAAACTCCACGTTAGTCTGAGTATCGGCATCAGCGTTTACCCAGATGATGGAAGCGAGATGGCGTTCATCATGCAGAATGCGGACATCGCCATGTATCACGCCAAAAAAAGCGGTCGTAATAGCTACCAGTTCTTCAGAGCCGACATGAATGCTCGCGCAAGCAAGCGACTGCTTCTGGAGAGCAAGCTCCGCCAGGCCTTAAAAGAGGGCGAGTTTATCTTGCACTATCAGCCCCAGGTAGAACTGATTTCCGGAGAAATTACTGGCGCAGAAGCGCTGATCCGCTGGCGCGACCCTGGCGGCGGGCTCATTCCACCGGCTCAGTTTATACCGATCGCAGAGGAGTGCGGACTCATCATTTCAATTGGACGCTGGGTGTTGAACGAAGCATGTCGTCAGATGAAGGCCTGGCGGGACTCGGGATGCCGCTCGACGCCGATTTCAGTGAATATCTCGGCGCTGGAGTTCAGAAACAAAGGCTTTCTGGATAGCATCAATGACATACTGGCGCAGTACCAGCTGCCCGCCGGATTGCTGAAGCTGGAGTTGACCGAAAGCATCCTCATGCATGACATAAAGTCATCCATTAATGTGTTAGACGAGCTAAAATCCATTGGCGTACTCCTCTCCATCGACGACTTCGGGACCGGTTATTCAAGCCTGAGTTATCTCCAGCGATTGCCAATTGACACGCTAAAAATAGATCAGTCTTTCGTACGCGATCTGACAACGGAAAAAGATGACGCCACCATTGTCAGCGCGGTCATTGGCATGGGGAAAAATCTTGGTCAGAAAGTCATTGCCGAGGGTGTGGAAACGCTTGAACAACTTAATATTCTACGCAGCTACCTCTGTGATGAAGGACAAGGCTTTCAATTCAGCCGGCCCCTGTCCGCGAACGATTACGCCAGATTCCTCGCAACCAATAACGGCGTTTTACCGTTGGGTTAGGCGCTTATACAGGTACAGGTATGGGGGCTACCCCGATGCCATTCCCGCCAGCGCCCTGATCTGATACGGCGGAACGCCATACTATAATGTTCTCATTGCACGGAGCGCGCGACGGATGCACGAACAGGAAGGAAGCAATGAATAAATTATCGGCCAATATCTTTGGAGCCCCTTCGGATACTGCGGTTGCAATGCGCCTGATTCGCGGACTTACAGGCAACGACGCCATTTCTCGGGAAGAGTGGCGTAATCTGTATCGCCACACAGTTGGATCTGAGTACTCGGCGCATCAATATCTCATGAAACATCTCACGGGGCGTCACTACTCGGAAACGGACTCGATTAAGCTTTGGAATGGCATTCTGCATCATAAAATTGAACTGACCTGCGCGCTCGATCGCGATCCTGGCTTTTTTGTCGCTGCGCTCGATTACCTTTCCAATAAATCCCCCAAAAATAATGGCGCTGACTATATTCTGGTGGCTGAAGATGTCTTGATTCGATGCATGGAAATGTCTCTTCTTGATGGTTTAACCGGACTGTTCAATCGTAATGCTGCGATGAAAATGATGGAGAAAACCATCGAAGGCGTCAGGCGAAAAAACGGGTGCTTCGCGCTGCTGATGATGGATGTGGATGACTTTAGCGAGATCAACAGCGAATTCGGGCATATTGGCGGCGACGAAGTCTTGGTTCAAATCGCCCATATTATCGGTCAAAGCATGCGGGGAATGGACATTGTCGGTCGATACGGCGGCGATGAATTTTTGGCGCTGTTACCTGATGCGGACTCCAATGTCGCCATTGAAGTGGCGGAACGGATAAGACGAGCCGTAGAGTCCGATGTTTTCAAGGAAAAGCAAGTAACGATTAGCATTGGCGTCGCGGTATTCGAAGCCAATGGCGTTTCCATGAAAGAATATATTCAAGTTGCTGACGAAATGCTTTATAAGGTGAAGAACAACGCCAAAAACAGCGTACTGATTTCATCCATATATAGAAATACGCCCCCTCTCGTTAAATAAATATACGTGGTTAATCTGTGCTTACTCCTTGCATTTGGCGGCCCCAGGTCAAACATTAGGCTTCGCCGCGCCGACCTCTTATGTGACACTCTGTCCAGCCGGGTGCTGAAACATAAAACACTCATTCTTCCCATCTGTCTTATGCACGGTAAAAGCGCATTTTTCAGAGCATTTTACTGCATTTAACGACCGGCTTTGCTGGAATCGGAAATCTATTACAGTTGCAGCTAATTATATCGACTTATGGTTCTTATCGGCACACAATGCCCCTATAGGCCGCACCTTGATTGGCGTTATGAAGTATATCTGAGCAGAAGCGAGCAATTAATAAACGATTATGACTTTTAATAGAGACGTATCAGCTCCCACAGGTGTGGATACTAATTCAACACCGACTTTTTATGCGGCGGCAGTGGGCGCCTCCGCCGGGGGGCTGGAAGCGCTTAAACGTTTGTTCAGCGGCATGCCGGCGAGGACCGGAATTGTATTTATCATCATTACGCACCAAAAAGCCGGTCATGTCAGCATCTTACCGGAGCTCCTGAGCAACCAGACGGAATTACCCATAAATGTCGCCCAAAATGGACAGTCGCTGAAGCCGGATCATATCTACATCAACCCTTCCAATGGCATGCTGGGTGTGGAAAACGGCGTGTTTGTGATTACGCCTTTCGATGAAGAAAAAAATGTCGAAAAGCATCATCCCGTCGATTATTTCTTCCACTCAATCGCCAGAGAATATGGCGACAACGCCATTGGCGTCATTCTGTCGGGCACCGGAAGCGATGGTACGCTGGGGCTACGAAGCATCAAGGAAAAAGGGGGACTGATTATCGCCGAAGATCCGGGCGTCGCCGAATTCGCCGGCATGCCGGCCAGTGCGATTGCAACGGGGTTGACGGACTATGTGCTGTCTCCAGAAGACATGCCAGGCGTACTGGAAGAATACATGACCGCTATCGGCAAATCGTTGGTCTCCAACAAAGAACTGACGACGCAATTTCCAGATGAAGTCATGGCGCAGATTTTCGCGTTGTTGCTGGCGCGCACAGGACACGACTTTTCCCTTTACAAAACCAATACCCTGTACCGGCGTATTGAACGGCGAATGAACCGTCATCGGCTGCATACCGCCCACGGCTATGTGAACTATCTGAAATCGGAGCCTCAGGAACTGGACCAGCTTTTTAAAGAGTTCCTCATCCGGGTGACCAGCTTTTTCCGCGACGCCGACGTCTGGAGCAGTCTTTCCAAAGGCGCATTGGAGGAGTTGTTGATCAAAAGGTCGGAAGGAGGCTTGTTCCGTGTGTGGGTGCCCGGCTGTTCGACCGGCGAGGAAGCTTATACAGTGGCCTTTATTATCACGGAGATACTGGAGAAGATGGAGTTCCCGCCCCGTATCCAGATCTTCGCTACAGATCTTGACGCCAGCGCTATCAATATCGCACGCAAAGGGGTATACGACAAAGACGTCCAAAGTGAAATATCCCACGAAAGATTGCAGAAATACTTTTCTCTGGAAGGCGATTGCTACAAGGTGAATAAACCCATCCGCGATATGATGGTGTTCGCGGTTCATAATATTATTAAAGACCCTCCTTTTACCAAAATTGACCTGATTTCCTGCCGTAATCTCCTTATTTACATGCGCTCGGAAATGCAAAGAAAGCTGTTTTCATTAATGCACTACGCATTGCTTCCGGAAGGTTTATTAGTGCTGGGGCCATCCGAATCCATCGGCGACTCTTCTCTGTTATTCGAGGCGGTGGATAAGAAGCATAAGATATACAGACACAAACTTTCTCCAGATATCAACTACCTGCCGAATATGGGGTTAAGGTTGGAGCCAAATAGCAATATTACGGTAGACAGGCTGGGCATTGGCCAGCGTTACGCTCAGGAGACGCCCTCATTTTCCAGTGCGGTTTTGAGAATGCTGGTTAACCGGTTCGCTCCGGTTTGCGTCATCATTAATTATCTCGGGGACATTTGTTATATACACGGGAAAGCTGGCGCCTACCTGGAACCAAATGAGGGACGCCCCCGCAACAACATACTCGAAATGGCTCGCCCGGGACTGCGTATGGAACTGGTTTCCGCCATGCATCAGGCTGCTGCTGAAGAGTGTCCCGTGGTGCACCGTATCGCCAATATCACTCAGCCACCTTCGTCGGTAAAACTGTCCGTAGAACGCATTCAAGAGCCTGCGGCGTTACATGGACTTCTGCTGGTCATGCTCGGTCCCCTCAATGAGACGATCCCCGTTCCAGGCGACATCGTTTCAGACAAGAGTGACTGGGGCATTCCAGCCAATAGAGATATCGCCGAAAGCGTTGAGAAAGACAACGAGGTCGTCTGGCTTCGCAAAGAGCTGGGCATGATGCAGTTGTTTTACCAGAATCTGGTTGAGCAACTGGAGACCTCCAATGAAGAATTGCAAAGCGTTAACGAAGAACTGCAAAGCGCAAATGAGGAGCTGGAAACATCGAAAGAAGAAATGCAGTCTCTCAATGAGGAACTTTCTACCGTCAACAACGAGTTTCAGTCCAAACTGGAATCCTTGTCACAAGCCAATGACGATATGCAAAACTTATTGAACAGCACCGATATCGCCACTATTTTCCTGGACGATAACCTTTGCATTAATCGCTTCACCGAGCAGGCAAATAAAATAGTGACGTTGAGAGAGGGGGATGTCGGGCGCCCTATCAGTGAACT is drawn from Hahella sp. KA22 and contains these coding sequences:
- a CDS encoding sugar phosphate nucleotidyltransferase; its protein translation is MRIYNPDNIVNDSIVTKTHPKRDNHWAIVLAGGDGKFMKQNTLHWFGHERPEQFCCFNGNKTLLDQAWERAERLVFRKNIITTTLVSQKKYFDEYLEGNSPGSILYQPVNCGTAPSIMVSLAHILAQDENASIIVLPSDHYIHQENAFSLLARRTLDLTERYEDKVILFGAEATWGNPDYGWLETSSRSDHDPLMEGEIHELSQVLAIHTRPTSSLVHRLYRRNALWNTSIIACKAKTLWRLCSKYLTGLYERCEHIHKVISHFSRYKEGSDYITTAISHAYYHLSKSDMYRSFLRCAVSDCLSVRMTNLDWVDWGRPERIIETIQKYRLEPSFDLNIGLSQASSS
- a CDS encoding bifunctional diguanylate cyclase/phosphodiesterase, encoding MDKLHQATKSSTLSKDSSIKLGSHAKPHFLLVAQAETATVASTPKKPAGVDSKSDAGALASALLRGDENDSSYPPNKPITVLLIEKCAADARRILDILHADSKYPFHIIWTHAPPASLKHKYSNTDVILLDASLLIHRGVKALAQLQGIAPRIPILIMCATPKEQQAAETLVKPEVRQRIDFFAKNHVDAYWLPRALMLLVARLAAENLLAKGEKRAQQILNSIGDAVLATDLQGNVIYLNKMAESLTGWSYKDALGQPSSMVLTLINDQPQSNAADPIRQVIENNCILRMAEDCILVRRDGVELFIDDSIAPIHDGDDIVSGAVIVFHDVSAERTMAKEMSHMAQHDALTGLPNRALLEERFSSAVNQAKRNAKQIAILFIDLDFFKLVNDSLGHGVGDQLLRSVAERLVACVRATDTVSRHGGDEFVILLSELDKPEDAAHVAEKLTAAFCAPHLINDHKLHVSLSIGISVYPDDGSEMAFIMQNADIAMYHAKKSGRNSYQFFRADMNARASKRLLLESKLRQALKEGEFILHYQPQVELISGEITGAEALIRWRDPGGGLIPPAQFIPIAEECGLIISIGRWVLNEACRQMKAWRDSGCRSTPISVNISALEFRNKGFLDSINDILAQYQLPAGLLKLELTESILMHDIKSSINVLDELKSIGVLLSIDDFGTGYSSLSYLQRLPIDTLKIDQSFVRDLTTEKDDATIVSAVIGMGKNLGQKVIAEGVETLEQLNILRSYLCDEGQGFQFSRPLSANDYARFLATNNGVLPLG
- a CDS encoding GGDEF domain-containing protein, coding for MNKLSANIFGAPSDTAVAMRLIRGLTGNDAISREEWRNLYRHTVGSEYSAHQYLMKHLTGRHYSETDSIKLWNGILHHKIELTCALDRDPGFFVAALDYLSNKSPKNNGADYILVAEDVLIRCMEMSLLDGLTGLFNRNAAMKMMEKTIEGVRRKNGCFALLMMDVDDFSEINSEFGHIGGDEVLVQIAHIIGQSMRGMDIVGRYGGDEFLALLPDADSNVAIEVAERIRRAVESDVFKEKQVTISIGVAVFEANGVSMKEYIQVADEMLYKVKNNAKNSVLISSIYRNTPPLVK
- a CDS encoding chemotaxis protein CheB translates to MTFNRDVSAPTGVDTNSTPTFYAAAVGASAGGLEALKRLFSGMPARTGIVFIIITHQKAGHVSILPELLSNQTELPINVAQNGQSLKPDHIYINPSNGMLGVENGVFVITPFDEEKNVEKHHPVDYFFHSIAREYGDNAIGVILSGTGSDGTLGLRSIKEKGGLIIAEDPGVAEFAGMPASAIATGLTDYVLSPEDMPGVLEEYMTAIGKSLVSNKELTTQFPDEVMAQIFALLLARTGHDFSLYKTNTLYRRIERRMNRHRLHTAHGYVNYLKSEPQELDQLFKEFLIRVTSFFRDADVWSSLSKGALEELLIKRSEGGLFRVWVPGCSTGEEAYTVAFIITEILEKMEFPPRIQIFATDLDASAINIARKGVYDKDVQSEISHERLQKYFSLEGDCYKVNKPIRDMMVFAVHNIIKDPPFTKIDLISCRNLLIYMRSEMQRKLFSLMHYALLPEGLLVLGPSESIGDSSLLFEAVDKKHKIYRHKLSPDINYLPNMGLRLEPNSNITVDRLGIGQRYAQETPSFSSAVLRMLVNRFAPVCVIINYLGDICYIHGKAGAYLEPNEGRPRNNILEMARPGLRMELVSAMHQAAAEECPVVHRIANITQPPSSVKLSVERIQEPAALHGLLLVMLGPLNETIPVPGDIVSDKSDWGIPANRDIAESVEKDNEVVWLRKELGMMQLFYQNLVEQLETSNEELQSVNEELQSANEELETSKEEMQSLNEELSTVNNEFQSKLESLSQANDDMQNLLNSTDIATIFLDDNLCINRFTEQANKIVTLREGDVGRPISELALNNLDYRTLLVNGRQVLKTLEPIEIEFATSSGEWYSMRMAPYRTTGNAINGLVCTFLGISSLKQTETQLSYLTAAVNALPDPILALDANLTIRFANSAFYELFNLDRASVEHMSIYDVVQAFRDHAELKSALEQLKEASVPFNNLEVSLNSEDVVSTVLGLAGRRIHPESGDILITIRPNY